In a single window of the Motilibacter peucedani genome:
- a CDS encoding phosphatidate cytidylyltransferase, with protein sequence MHEPAGEQPGRPRRRKRSAGRNVPQSIAVGLGLVAVVLLSLYVVKAAFVGLASVAVLIALWELAHAFRSRQVDVPVVPLGVGGVAMLVAAYAEGTGPLLGCFLATCAAALVWRARSGPAGFVRDVTAAVFTAAYVPLLASFAVLMLSAHDGADRVVAFVLAVVASDVGGFVAGVLWGRHPMSPTISPRKSWEGFAGSLVVGAATGAASVPLLLDGPAWGGVLLGVLAVLTATAGDLTESLLKRDLEIKDMGSLLPGHGGLMDRLDSLLPTAPVAYLVLDHVLNR encoded by the coding sequence ATGCACGAGCCCGCCGGCGAGCAGCCGGGCCGCCCCCGGCGGCGCAAGCGGTCGGCGGGCCGCAACGTACCCCAGTCCATCGCCGTGGGCCTGGGTCTCGTCGCGGTCGTCCTGCTCTCGCTCTACGTCGTGAAGGCCGCGTTCGTCGGGCTCGCCTCGGTGGCGGTGCTGATCGCGCTGTGGGAGCTCGCGCACGCCTTCCGGTCCCGCCAGGTGGACGTCCCGGTCGTGCCGCTGGGCGTCGGCGGCGTCGCCATGCTGGTGGCCGCCTACGCCGAGGGCACCGGCCCGCTGCTCGGCTGCTTCCTGGCGACCTGCGCCGCCGCGCTCGTGTGGCGGGCGCGCAGCGGCCCGGCCGGGTTCGTGCGCGACGTCACGGCGGCGGTCTTCACCGCCGCCTACGTCCCCCTGCTCGCCAGCTTCGCCGTGCTGATGCTCAGCGCCCACGACGGTGCCGACCGGGTCGTGGCGTTCGTGCTCGCCGTGGTCGCCAGCGACGTCGGCGGCTTCGTCGCCGGCGTGCTGTGGGGCAGGCACCCGATGTCGCCGACGATCAGCCCGCGCAAGTCGTGGGAGGGGTTCGCCGGGTCGCTCGTCGTCGGGGCGGCCACCGGGGCGGCGTCGGTGCCGCTGCTGCTCGACGGCCCGGCCTGGGGCGGCGTGCTGCTCGGCGTGCTGGCCGTGCTCACCGCGACCGCCGGCGACCTCACCGAGTCCCTGCTCAAGCGCGACCTGGAGATCAAGGACATGGGCTCGCTGCTGCCCGGCCACGGGGGCCTCATGGACCGTCTCGACTCCCTGCTGCCGACCGCCCCGGTCGCCTACCTGGTGCTGGACCATGTCCTCAACCGCTGA
- the frr gene encoding ribosome recycling factor yields MIDDTLLEAEVKMDKALEVAKDDFATIRTGRANPALFNKIVVDYYGTYTPVAQLASFQTPDPRMIVIAPYDKGSMGAIERAIRDSDLGVNPSNDGTVIRVPLPQLSQERRKDYVKVARTKAEDARVSIRSIRRHAKDALDRLQKDGDAGEDEVTRAEKQLEALTKRHIDSVDDLLKHKESELLEV; encoded by the coding sequence GTGATCGACGACACCCTCCTCGAGGCCGAGGTGAAGATGGACAAGGCGCTCGAGGTCGCCAAGGACGACTTCGCGACGATCCGCACCGGGCGGGCCAACCCGGCGCTGTTCAACAAGATCGTCGTCGACTACTACGGCACCTACACGCCGGTCGCGCAGCTCGCCTCGTTCCAGACGCCCGACCCGCGCATGATCGTCATCGCCCCCTACGACAAGGGCTCGATGGGTGCGATCGAGCGCGCGATCCGCGACAGCGACCTCGGCGTCAACCCGTCGAACGACGGCACGGTCATCCGCGTCCCGCTGCCCCAGCTCAGCCAGGAAAGGCGCAAGGACTACGTCAAGGTGGCGCGCACCAAGGCCGAGGACGCCCGGGTCTCGATCCGGAGCATCCGCCGGCACGCCAAGGACGCGCTCGACCGCCTGCAGAAGGACGGCGACGCCGGCGAGGACGAGGTCACCCGTGCGGAGAAGCAGCTCGAGGCGCTGACCAAGCGCCACATCGACTCGGTCGACGACCTGCTCAAGCACAAGGAATCCGAACTGCTCGAGGTGTAG
- the tsf gene encoding translation elongation factor Ts, with product MATISAADVKRLRELTGAGMMDCKRALEEAEGDFDQAVEILRVKMGAKVDKKAGERTAANGIVAAAEGAIVELRCETDFVAKNEQFQQLASDIVAHVAKTGVSDPAALLEETLADGASVAENLKSASAVIGEKLELGAVAYFEGQVAAYMHRRSTDLPPQVGVLVEFEGGDVDAARGAAMQIAAMRPLYVTRDEVPADQVENERRIAEATAREEGKPEGALPKIVEGRVNGFFKDVVLLEQASVQDSKKSVKALLDEKGVTVRRFVRFEVGA from the coding sequence ATGGCCACTATCAGCGCTGCGGACGTCAAGCGGCTCCGCGAGCTGACCGGCGCCGGGATGATGGACTGCAAGCGGGCGCTCGAGGAGGCCGAGGGCGACTTCGACCAGGCCGTCGAGATCCTGCGGGTCAAGATGGGCGCCAAGGTCGACAAGAAGGCCGGCGAGCGCACCGCCGCCAACGGCATCGTCGCGGCCGCCGAGGGCGCGATCGTCGAGCTGCGCTGCGAGACCGACTTCGTGGCCAAGAACGAGCAGTTCCAGCAGCTCGCGAGCGACATCGTCGCCCACGTCGCCAAGACGGGCGTCAGCGACCCGGCCGCCCTGCTCGAGGAGACGCTGGCCGACGGTGCCAGCGTCGCCGAGAACCTCAAGTCGGCCTCGGCCGTCATCGGCGAGAAGCTCGAGCTCGGCGCCGTGGCCTACTTCGAGGGCCAGGTCGCCGCTTACATGCACCGCCGCAGCACCGACCTGCCGCCCCAGGTGGGCGTGCTCGTCGAGTTCGAGGGCGGTGACGTCGACGCCGCCCGCGGTGCGGCGATGCAGATCGCCGCGATGCGTCCGCTCTACGTCACCCGCGACGAGGTCCCGGCCGACCAGGTCGAGAACGAGCGCCGCATCGCCGAGGCGACCGCCCGCGAGGAGGGCAAGCCCGAGGGCGCGCTGCCCAAGATCGTCGAGGGTCGCGTCAACGGCTTCTTCAAGGACGTCGTGCTGCTCGAGCAGGCCTCCGTGCAGGACAGCAAGAAGAGCGTGAAGGCGCTCCTGGACGAGAAGGGCGTCACCGTGCGCCGCTTCGTCCGCTTCGAGGTCGGCGCCTAG
- the rlmN gene encoding 23S rRNA (adenine(2503)-C(2))-methyltransferase RlmN yields MSSTADTPAEGGPVEPAPGATRLVLAAPRRGKPPRHLSDLTPEQRRAAVVELGQPAFRAKQLSTHWFSRLVDDTSAMPDLPLEAREVLREGLLPQLLTSVRQWDTDAGATVKTLWRLHDGALVESVLMRYGSRAVADLPGAASSLQGLGDESEEEGAPRRSRVTMCVSSQAGCGMACPFCATGQQGLTRNLSTAEIVEQVLDGARMLARDRVAGGPGRVSNVVFMGMGEPLANYAAVLGAVRRLTDPAPDGLGMSRRGITISTVGLAPAIRRLADEQLPVTLAVSLHAPDDELRDELVPINTRYKLDEVLDAAWLYADRTGRRVSIEYALIRDINDQAWRADLLGRKLKGHLVHVNLIPLNPTPGSKWTASRERDERAFVRGLQAHGVPVTVRDTRGREIEGACGQLAATEADLVPPAGGA; encoded by the coding sequence ATGTCCTCAACCGCTGACACGCCCGCCGAGGGCGGCCCCGTCGAGCCCGCGCCCGGTGCCACCCGCCTGGTGCTCGCCGCGCCGCGCCGCGGGAAGCCGCCGCGCCACCTGAGCGACCTCACCCCCGAGCAGCGTCGCGCCGCCGTGGTCGAGCTCGGGCAGCCGGCCTTCCGCGCGAAGCAGCTCTCCACCCACTGGTTCTCGCGGCTGGTCGACGACACCTCGGCCATGCCCGACCTCCCGCTCGAGGCGCGCGAGGTGCTCCGCGAGGGCCTGCTCCCTCAGCTGCTCACCTCCGTGCGCCAGTGGGACACCGACGCGGGCGCGACCGTCAAGACGCTGTGGCGGCTGCACGACGGCGCGCTGGTCGAGAGCGTGCTCATGCGCTACGGCAGCCGCGCGGTCGCCGACCTGCCGGGCGCGGCCTCGAGCCTCCAGGGCCTGGGCGACGAGTCCGAGGAGGAGGGCGCGCCGCGGCGCAGCCGGGTCACGATGTGCGTCAGCAGCCAGGCCGGCTGCGGCATGGCCTGCCCGTTCTGCGCCACCGGCCAGCAGGGCCTGACCCGCAACCTGTCGACCGCCGAGATCGTCGAGCAGGTGCTCGACGGCGCCCGCATGCTGGCCCGCGACCGCGTCGCCGGCGGACCCGGCCGCGTCTCCAACGTGGTGTTCATGGGCATGGGCGAGCCGCTCGCCAACTACGCCGCGGTGCTCGGGGCCGTGCGCCGGCTGACCGACCCCGCGCCCGACGGGCTCGGCATGTCGCGCCGCGGCATCACGATCTCGACCGTGGGCCTGGCCCCGGCCATCCGCAGGCTCGCCGACGAGCAGCTGCCGGTGACGCTCGCGGTCAGCCTGCACGCGCCCGACGACGAGCTGCGCGACGAGCTGGTGCCGATCAACACCCGCTACAAGCTCGACGAGGTGCTCGACGCGGCCTGGCTCTACGCCGACCGCACCGGGCGCCGGGTGAGCATCGAGTACGCGCTGATCCGCGACATCAACGACCAGGCCTGGCGGGCCGACCTGCTCGGCCGCAAGCTCAAGGGCCACCTGGTCCACGTCAACCTCATCCCGCTCAACCCGACGCCGGGCTCGAAGTGGACCGCGTCGCGCGAGCGCGACGAGCGCGCGTTCGTGCGCGGGCTGCAGGCCCACGGCGTACCCGTCACCGTCCGCGACACCCGCGGTCGCGAGATCGAAGGGGCGTGCGGCCAGCTCGCCGCCACCGAGGCCGACCTCGTCCCGCCAGCCGGAGGAGCCTGA
- the rpsB gene encoding 30S ribosomal protein S2, with product MAVVSMRQLLDSGVHFGHQTRRWNPKMKRFIFTERNGIYIIDLQQSLGYIDRAYDFIKETVAHGGTILFIGTKKQAQEAIAEQATRVGMPYVNQRWLGGMLTNFQTVHKRLQRLKELEQLDFDDVPGSGMTKKELLVLQREKEKLEKTLGGIRDMSRVPSAVWIVDTKKEHIGVGEARKLGIPVVAILDTNCDPDEVDYKIPGNDDAIRSVGLLTRVVADAVAEGLMARSGARTGTEEQPGGGEPLAEWEAQLLAQSEAPVADAPAAEAPAADAPVAEVVSADAPVAEAPVAEAPAAEAPVAEAPAAETPLADQPAGDSA from the coding sequence ATGGCCGTCGTATCTATGAGGCAGCTGCTCGACAGCGGGGTGCACTTCGGGCACCAGACGCGCCGCTGGAACCCGAAGATGAAGCGCTTCATCTTCACCGAGCGCAACGGCATCTACATCATCGACCTGCAGCAGTCGCTGGGCTACATCGACCGCGCCTACGACTTCATCAAGGAGACCGTCGCCCACGGCGGCACGATCCTGTTCATCGGCACCAAGAAGCAGGCGCAGGAGGCGATCGCCGAGCAGGCGACCCGCGTCGGCATGCCCTACGTCAACCAGCGCTGGCTGGGCGGCATGCTCACCAACTTCCAGACCGTGCACAAGCGCCTCCAGCGCCTCAAGGAGCTCGAGCAGCTCGACTTCGACGACGTGCCGGGCTCCGGCATGACGAAGAAGGAGCTCCTCGTCCTCCAGCGCGAGAAGGAGAAGCTCGAGAAGACCCTCGGCGGCATCCGCGACATGTCGCGCGTGCCGAGCGCGGTCTGGATCGTCGACACCAAGAAGGAGCACATCGGTGTCGGCGAGGCCCGCAAGCTGGGCATCCCGGTCGTCGCGATCCTCGACACCAACTGCGACCCCGACGAGGTCGACTACAAGATCCCCGGCAACGACGACGCGATCCGCTCGGTGGGCCTGCTCACCCGCGTGGTCGCCGACGCCGTGGCCGAGGGCCTGATGGCCCGCTCCGGCGCCCGCACGGGCACCGAGGAGCAGCCGGGCGGCGGCGAGCCGCTCGCCGAGTGGGAGGCCCAGCTGCTCGCGCAGTCCGAGGCCCCGGTCGCTGACGCGCCCGCCGCCGAGGCGCCCGCTGCCGACGCGCCCGTCGCCGAGGTCGTCTCCGCCGACGCGCCCGTCGCCGAGGCCCCCGTCGCGGAGGCCCCCGCCGCGGAGGCCCCCGTCGCGGAGGCCCCCGCGGCCGAGACGCCGCTGGCCGACCAGCCCGCCGGCGACTCCGCCTGA
- the pyrH gene encoding UMP kinase, with protein MTADTSRSTSSGTSEDRADAARQDHRPAGPRYERVLLKLSGEVFGGEAGFGVDPDVVQSIAAQIKDVVEAGSQVAVVVGGGNYFRGAELSLRGMDRARSDYMGMLGTVMNCLALQDFLEKQGIDTRVQTAITMGQVAEPYIPRRAIRHLEKGRVVIFGAGAGMPYFSTDTAAAQRALEIGAQVLMMAKAVDGVYDSDPRHNPDAQRYDTVSYQEVLQKGLKVADATAFSLCMDNVLPIIVFNLLEHGNIGRVVQGERIGTLVST; from the coding sequence ATGACCGCCGACACCAGCCGAAGCACGAGCAGCGGCACCAGCGAGGACCGGGCCGACGCGGCTCGCCAGGACCACCGCCCCGCGGGACCGCGCTACGAGCGCGTCCTGCTCAAGCTCTCTGGCGAGGTCTTCGGCGGCGAGGCCGGCTTCGGCGTCGACCCCGACGTCGTGCAGTCCATCGCCGCGCAGATCAAGGACGTCGTCGAGGCGGGCTCCCAGGTCGCCGTCGTCGTCGGCGGGGGCAACTACTTCCGCGGCGCCGAGCTCAGCCTGCGCGGCATGGACCGCGCGCGCAGCGACTACATGGGCATGCTCGGCACGGTCATGAACTGCTTGGCGCTGCAGGACTTCCTCGAGAAGCAGGGCATCGACACCCGCGTGCAGACCGCCATCACGATGGGCCAGGTCGCCGAGCCCTACATCCCGCGCCGCGCCATCCGGCACCTCGAGAAGGGCCGCGTGGTGATCTTCGGCGCCGGCGCGGGCATGCCCTACTTCTCCACCGACACCGCCGCCGCCCAGCGCGCGCTCGAGATCGGCGCGCAGGTGCTGATGATGGCCAAGGCCGTCGACGGCGTCTACGACAGCGACCCGCGGCACAACCCCGACGCCCAGCGCTACGACACGGTGAGCTACCAGGAGGTCCTGCAGAAGGGGCTCAAGGTCGCCGACGCCACCGCGTTCAGCCTGTGCATGGACAACGTGCTGCCGATCATCGTCTTCAACCTGCTCGAGCACGGCAACATCGGCCGCGTGGTGCAGGGTGAGAGGATCGGGACGCTCGTCTCGACCTGA